In the Brassica napus cultivar Da-Ae chromosome A7, Da-Ae, whole genome shotgun sequence genome, one interval contains:
- the LOC106356907 gene encoding uncharacterized protein LOC106356907 yields the protein MAYEFPQRILEEGIETQIDKINNTCRRTILEEVKGVLNTEYEEVLKDPVFGPLLAIIENKLIYSGKIIHSFICKQLKVSKLHELWFLFAKRPLRFSAQEFHAVTGLKFKDEPDINFNDWKDDKGFWSNVLRKNRKVNLSMIKTKLLNECNKWTYVDRVRLVYLCVIHGFLIAKDSRVFIPHEYIRLVMDFEKMRMYPWGLHAYDELLASILKARKDLHLKNSYVLDGFSYAFQIWVMEAIPDIGSMVGKKIKKNMTKVRCRNWKGSGKVSYADISSLESHFNKGELFPFISATGNNDVVDSTEFYREDEKIDERIGRIVTLLNAKQDWTDFVWEVEALPPTLELSDSETDGENVEVEDVTDTHVDEPAVVARRGKRKLNDPGAEARKKELLCQRAAEHNSGISSGMKTFIEGLFTSAFNSFKDVVQNDIQERFEKVQKEMAELKQAVSQIPGPSATMGKDRASEIPCPSATMGKSSQSPCLAGTKEKGKGKVDESVVPATVRRSPRQGRKEIETETDDMMDFLKNLSQSSTHGEPSSIKEEMSTQEYLQDAMGNLSQVSHVKGFDPSQKTSDEEAPKWVTPVSSFKPVDWRTPTLKDMELHDDRVNDDDYSLVFVHEDSWAKLIHWCSTTKQHLKIGPSMYTTELAERIMGPAVWLQNQEIDAVLFLFRERTSLRRWNPSKVAFMSCIFSNQMKNSYTEFKKDKKKFRVEGLLHQYGIGELPSHGRTRLMWDLDVNRMYVPLLVHGNHWISMCVNFVTRSIEVFDCAGLKHNKDLEPFAHLIPRIVKAVQSSEKRGLTVKPYDVTYAPMPCFLNKTSSDCGVYALKHIEAHLLGMDLTCWCGKGIVTYVSKTEENPYRRFFRCEIGLKRKKEQHLFKWVDEALLDEIQMMHEQQSRMAKEIEDLRRSLKMTVEEAVIEHKKSGDVGLIGSILTFLCLCSKFD from the exons ATGGCGTACGAGTTTCCACAACGCATACTTGAAGAAGGAATTGAGACGCAAATTGACAAGATCAACAATACGTGTAGACGTACAATTCTGGAGGAAGTGAAGGGTGTTCTCAACACTGAGTATGAGGAAGTTTTGAAAGATCCTGTCTTCGGTCCGCTTCTGGCAATCATAGAGAACAAGCTCATCTACTCAGGGAAGATCATTCATAGCTTCATATGCAAGCAACTCAAGGTTTCGAAGCTTCACGAGCTGTGGTTTCTATTTGCTAAGAGGCCTCTTAGGTTCTCTGCGCAAGAATTTCATGCTGTGACAGGATTGAAGTTCAAAGATGAACCTGACATAAACTTCAATGATTGGAAGGATGATAAGGGGTTCTGGAGCAATGTGCTGAGGAAAAATAGAAAGGTCAACTTATCGATGATAAAGACGAAGCTTCTTAACGAATGCAACAAGTGGACGTATGTGGACAGGGTTAGGCTAGTGTATCTGTGCGTCATTCATGGATTCCTCATAGCTAAGGATTCAAGAGTGTTTATCCCACATGAATACATCCGTTTGGTGATGGATTTTGAGAAGATGAGGATGTATCCATGGGGTCTTCACGCATATGACGAGCTGCTTGCATCAATACTCAAAGCAAGGAAAGATTTACATCTGAAGAACAGTTACGTGTTGGATGGATTCTCCTATGCGTTTCAGATATGGGTTATGGAGGCAATCCCAGACATTGGTAGTATGGTGGGTAAGAAGATCAAAAAGAACATGACCAAAGTGAGATGTAGGAATTGGAAAGGAAGTGGGAAAGTTTCCTACGCAGATATCAGCAGCCTAGAGTCCCACTTTAATAag GGAGAACTGTTCCCATTTATATCTGCTACTGGGAACAATGATGTGGTTGATAGCACTGAGTTCTATAGGGAAGATGAGAAGATAGATGAAAGAATTGGTCGCATTGTTACTCTTCTCAATGCCAAACAAGATTGGACAGATTTCGTATGGGAAGTCGAGGCTTTGCCTCCAACTTTAGAGCTTTCTGATTCAGAGACTGATGGAGAGAATGTTGAAGTCGAAGATGTCACAGATACTCATGTTGACGAACCGGCTGTTGTTGCAAGAAGGGGAAAGCGTAAGCTAAATGATCCTGGTGCGGAGGCTCGAAAGAAAGAACTGCTTTGTCAACGGGCAGCTGAACATAACAGTGGTATCTCCAGTGGAATGAAGACTTTCATTGAAGGTTTGTTCACCTCTGCTTTCAACTCTTTCAAGGACGTGGTGCAGAATGACATCCAAGAGCGTTTTGAGAAGGTCCAAAAAGAGATGGCTGAGCTCAAGCAAGCGGTGTCACAGATTCCGGGTCCTTCTGCTACAATGGGAAAAGACAGAGCATCTGAGATTCCATGTCCTTCAGCAACGATGGGAAAATCATCACAGAGTCCGTGTCTTGCAGGAACAAAGGAAAAAGGCAAAGGCAAGGTTGATGAGAGTGTGGTTCCTGCTACGGTTCGTCGTAGCCCTCGGCAAGGAAGAAAG GAGATTGAAACTGAAACTGATGATATGATGGATTTTTTGAAGAATTTGTCACAATCATCTACCCATGGAGAACCTTCATCAATAAAAGAAGAAATGAGCACCCAAGAGTATTTACAAGACGCCATGGGGAACCTTTCTCAAGTATCACATGTTAAAGGTTTCGATCCCTCACAAAAAACGAGTGATGAAGAAGCACCTAAGTGGGTTACTCCAGTATCATCCTTCAAGCCTGTAGATTGGAGAACACCCACTCTCAAAGATATGGAATTACATGACGACCGGGTGAACGACGATGATTACTCATTAGTGTTTGTCCATGAGGATTCATGGGCTAAACTGATTCATTGGTGCTCAACTACCAAACA GCACCTTAAAATTGGACCTTCTATGTACACAACTGAGTTAGCAGAACGTATTATGGGACCTGCAGTGTGGCTGCAAAATCAA GAAATTGATGCTGTGCTCTTCTTATTTCGCGAGAGGACTTCTTTGAGACGATGGAACCCGTCCAAAGTAGCTTTCATGAGCTGCATATTCAGTAATCAAATGAAGAATTCTTACACTGAGttcaagaaagacaaaaaaaaattcagggtAGAAGGACTGCTCCATCAGTACGGAATTGGTGAACTTCCTTCACACGGCCGAACAAGACTAATGTGGGATCTTGATGTCAATCGTATGTATGTGCCTCTTCTTGTGCACGGTAACCACTGGATCTCTATGTGTGTCAACTTTGTTACTCGTTCCATAGAAGTTTTTGACTGTGCGGGACTGAAACACAACAAGGACTTGGAGCCATTTGCACATCTCATCCCAAGAATTGTCAAAGCCGTGCAGTCTTCAGAGAAGAGGGGATTAACCGTTAAGCCCTATGATGTCACTTACGCTCCAATGCCCTGCTTCCTAAATAAGACTAGCAGCGATTGTGGAGTATATGCGTTGAAGCACATTGAAGCACATCTTCTAGGCATGGACTTAAC ATGCTGGTGTGGGAAAGGGATtgtcacttatgtttcaaaaaCGGAGGAGAACCCATACAGAAGATTCTTCCGATGTGAGATTGGTCTGAAG AGAAAGAAAGAGCAACATCTTTTCAAGTGGGTGGACGAGGCTCTGCTTGATGAGATACAAATGATGCATGAGCAACAGTCGAGAATGGCCAAAGAAATTGAAGATTTGAGACGTTCCTTGAAAATGACAGTAGAGGAAGCAGTTATCGAGCACAAGAAGTCGGGAGATGTAGGACTTATTGGATCCATTCTCACTTTTTTATGTCTTTGTTCTAAATTTGATTGA
- the LOC106454085 gene encoding uncharacterized protein LOC106454085 → MHIYAYSGVWRSSKTKGWKFIVDEETGGRLLTLDTSKTFDNLRVMVCEDFGTDLNLVNIDLSYLPSDLVIGLDSPPVFITNDRQLKNFLTYVKTKASTRLCVCIRSKVGFNLNEEPAELPNREEVGMSGEVSDDIDGEAELEEKDAKIDESDDENKCEKDMTNGKSVRFSLVDVVKKGQHFTSKAALQATMEICAMKHNFDYKVAKTDRRVWYVRCAYDDCRWRVRAEGLTGSSYFIIKKYVPDHSCAPSSRNHSVRTVSSKTVGSLIKHKYETVKEGPKPNDIIQFMRDDHGVEISYSLAWEAREYAVSVVRGIPEKGYEKVPKYLHMMKEANPGSHTFYETDSDGRFKFLFIAYGQSIRGFYAAIRKVIVVDGTFLKSKYKGVLMVATALDGNSNLYPIAFGVVDSENDRSWEWFMRQLKVVIGDDQNLAFVSDRNNSLAKALAKVYPHAHHGICIHHLLNNVVTYFKGKGVAGLVAKASKAYRVADFKKQFTAIFSISPAIGNYLIQADVRKWARCQFPGYRYDVRTNNPAESINSALRSPREFPVIPLLDSIREMMTRWFFKRRALSSKHKQPLTVAVEKKIDRRIEKGKKFQVFPVSDDRFLVRGDTFECMVDLVRRTCSCGKFDLMKIPCRHAIKAAFSVGIQAHTLTDDMYTTASWRSIYEESINPISVPEDAWIVPSHVQKAKVLPPETRRAAGRRKKRRYETVEDKIQSSQGTQSSKRRKCSRCGIEGHNRSTCDRAI, encoded by the coding sequence ATGCACATCTATGCCTATTCTGGTGTTTGGAGATCGTCCAAAACAAAAGGGTGGAAGTTTATTGTTGATGAAGAAACAGGAGGTAGACTACTTACTTTGGACACAAGCAAAACCTTTGACAACCTAAGAGTTATGGTTTGTGAGGACTTTGGAACCGATCTAAACTTGGTCAATATCGACCTGAGTTACTTACCTTCCGATTTGGTTATTGGCCTCGATTCACCACCTGTTTTCATCACCAATGATCGACAACTCAAAAATTTTCTTACATATGTGAAGACCAAAGCTTCAACGCGGTTATGTGTGTGTATTCGATCTAAGGTCGGATTTAACTTGAATGAAGAGCCTGCTGAGTTGCCTAACAGAGAGGAAGTGGGTATGTCGGGTGAAGTTTCAGATGATATTGATGGTGAAGCCGAGCTTGAAGAAAAAGATGCGAAGATAGATGAAAGTGATGACGAAAACAAGTGTGAGAAAGATATGACCAACGGAAAGTCTGTCCGTTTTTCTCTGGTTGATGTTGTGAAGAAGGGTCAACATTTTACTAGCAAAGCAGCTTTGCAGgcaacaatggaaatatgcgcAATGAAACATAATTTCGACTACAAGGTTGCCAAAACGGATAGAAGAGTTTGGTACGTTCGTTGTGCGTATGATGATTGCCGCTGGCGTGTTCGCGCAGAGGGATTAACaggttcttcatattttatcatcaaaaagTATGTGCCTGATCATTCATGTGCTCCATCATCAAGGAACCACTCTGTTCGGACCGTTTCATCAAAAACAGTTGGTAGTCTCATTAAGCATAAGTACGAAACTGTCAAGGAAGGGCCGAAACCTAATGATATTATCCAGTTTATGCGTGATGATCATGGAGTTGAGATATCCTACTCTTTAGCTTGGGAGGCACGTGAGTATGCAGTAAGTGTTGTGAGAGGCATTCCAGAGAAGGGTTATGAAAAAGTTCCCAAATACTTGCACATGATGAAGGAAGCTAATCCAGGATCACACACATTTTATGAAACTGATAGCGATGGGAGATTCAAATTCCTCTTCATCGCATATGGTCAGTCTATTCGCGGTTTTTATGCTGCAATTCGGAAAGTTATTGTTGTGGATGGGACTTTCCTGAAGAGCAAATACAAAGGAGTATTAATGGTTGCTACTGCTTTGGATGGAAACTCGAACCTATATCCTATTGCATTTGGAGTTGTCGACTCAGAGAATGACCGCTCGTGGGAATGGTTTATGAGACAACTTAAGGTTGTCATTGGTGATGATCAGAATTTAGCTTTTGTGTCTGACCGGAATAATTCACTTGCTAAAGCTCTTGCAAAAGTGTATCCGCATGCTCATCATGGAATTTGCATTCACCACTTGCTGAACAATGTTGTTACATATTTCAAGGGTAAAGGTGTCGCTGGTTTGGTGGCAAAGGCTTCTAAAGCTTACCGAGTTGCTGATTTTAAGAAGCAATTCACTGCTATTTTCTCAATTAGTCCTGCAATTGGAAACTATCTGATACAAGCTGATGTGAGAAAGTGGGCTCGTTGTCAATTTCCGGGTTACAGGTACGATGTTAGGACCAATAACCCTGCTGAATCAATAAATTCTGCTTTGCGTTCGCCAAGAGAGTTTCCAGTTATACCCTTATTGGACAGCATAAGGGAAATGATGACTCGATGGTTTTTCAAACGTAGAGCTTTAAGTTCAAAGCATAAACAGCCACTGACCGTTGCTGTAGAGAAGAAGATTGATCGAAGGATTGAGAAGGGTAAGAAGTTTCAGGTTTTTCCAGTTAGCGATGACAGGTTTTTGGTTCGAGGTGACACTTTTGAATGTATGGTCGACTTGGTCAGACGCACATGTTCATGTGGGAAATTCGATCTGATGAAAATTCCATGCAGACACGCCATTAAAGCAGCTTTCAGCGTAGGCATACAAGCACACACACTCACTGACGACATGTACACCACTGCTTCATGGAGATCGATTTATGAGGAAAGCATAAATCCTATAAGTGTCCCGGAAGATGCATGGATTGTCCCATCTCACGTACAGAAAGCAAAAGTCCTCCCTCCAGAAACTAGAAGAGCTGCAGGCCGGAGAAAGAAACGTAGGTATGAGACAGTTGAAGACAAGATCCAGTCGTCACAAGGAACTCAAAGCTCTAAACGTCGTAAATGCAGTCGATGTGGTATTGAAGGTCACAACCGCTCCACATGTGATAGAGCAATATAG
- the LOC106356137 gene encoding receptor-like cytosolic serine/threonine-protein kinase RBK2, producing the protein MKYIRSNSLKRLFSFKRRSFDSDSENSAPNAKCVEGFQETEQFQRPKWKCFSFEEIYEATNGFSSENLVGRGGFAEVYKGFLVKSGEEIAVKRITRGGREDERREKEFLMEIGTIGHVSHPNVLSLLGCCIENGLYLVFIFSSRGSVASLLHDLNQAPLEWETRYQIAIGTAKGLHYLHKGCQRRIIHRDIKSSNVLLTHDFQPQISDFGLAKWLPSQWSHHSIAPIEGTFGHLAPEYYTHGIVDEKTDVFAFGVFLLELISGKRPVDASHQSLHSWAKTIIKEGEIEKLVDPRIEEDFDIKQLHRIAFAASLCIRSSSPCRPSMIEVLEILQGEEIEKEKWKMEEEEEKKEEFWGYEDLEDCEYDSSISLSPPDSISNRSSSNRSS; encoded by the exons ATGAAGTACATTCGAAGCAACAGCTTGAAACGTCTCTTCTCCTTTAAACGACGCAGTTTCGACTCAGACTCTGAAAACTCAGCTCCAAACGCCAAATGCGTCGAGGGTTTTCAAGAAACAGAGCAGTTTCAAAGACCCAAGTGGAAATGTTTCTCCTTTGAAGAAATCTACGAGGCAACCAATGGTTTCAGCTCAG AGAACTTGGTAGGAAGAGGCGGATTTGCAGAGGTGTATAAAGGGTTCTTAGTTAAAAGTGGCGAAGAAATCGCTGTGAAGAGGATAACGAGAGGAGGGAGAGAAGAcgagaggagagagaaagagtttTTGATGGAGATTGGGACAATAGGACATGTCTCACATCCTAATGTCTTGTCTCTTCTTGGTTGTTGTATTGAAAATGGTCTCTATCttgttttcatcttctcttctaGAGGCTCTGTTGCTTCTCTCCTTCATG ATTTGAATCAAGCACCATTGGAGTGGGAGACAAGGTATCAAATTGCTATTGGGACAGCAAAAGGGCTTCATTATTTACACAAAGGTTGTCAGAGAAGGATCATACATAGAGACATTAAATCCTCCAATGTTCTCTTAACCCACGATTTTCAGCCACAg ATATCTGATTTTGGTTTGGCAAAATGGCTGCCTTCTCAATGGTCTCACCATTCCATTGCTCCAATTGAAGGCACTTTTGG GCACTTAGCACCAGAGTACTACACACATGGGATTGTGGATGAGAAGACTGATGTTTTTGCTTTTGGAGTGTTCTTGCTTGAACTCATTTCTGGTAAAAGACCTGTTGATGCTTCCCACCAAAGCCTACATAGCTGG gcAAAAACCATAATAAAAGAGGGCGAGATCGAGAAGTTGGTGGATCCAAGGATCGAGGAGGACTTTGATATCAAACAGCTTCACCGCATCGCTTTTGCTGCGTCTCTCTGTATCAGATCATCGTCTCCATGTCGGCCTTCCATGATCGAG GTATTAGAAATACTACAGGGAGAAGaaatagagaaagaaaaatggaaaatggaagaggaagaagaaaagaaagaagagtttTGGGGATATGAAGATCTTGAGGATTGTGAATATGATTCTTCAATCTCACTTTCTCCTCCTGACTCGATCTCTAATCGAAGCTCTTCAAATCGTAGTAGCTAG
- the LOC106391095 gene encoding uncharacterized protein LOC106391095 isoform X2, producing the protein MMVVNSFDLWQKDVFFSAAEEVQKSADIMESAYRLWIREKKDDIFKELQAALGTAKWQLEEFEKAVRLSHRQCGDDSTSTTRHKQFVAAIENQIHRVEASLQETYSENGKEPLRWVNLSEEERDDLAMFLSGSSLTSHSFSSESSIKSNVAEVTNDVNGSECVIDIQESAKPRNAEKTAGTRRTWSSPDFSSLRIIVPGDNEQEEEKLVTQIESTPKVKGTKPVLWMQRLPDHTQLGCFQNPIRLSFNHPIKLTVSLMLMVFLLLPFVVYSS; encoded by the exons ATGATGGTAGTTAACAGCTTCGATTTATGGCAAAAGGATGTTTTCTTCTCTGCAGCTGAAGAAGTACAAAAGTCTGCAGatat AATGGAGTCTGCTTATAGATTGTGGATtagagagaagaaagatgacATCTTTAAGGAACTTCAAGCAGCGTTGGGTACTGCCAAATGGCAG TTGGAGGAGTTTGAGAAAGCAGTCAGATTGAGCCATAGGCAGTGTGGGGATGATTCAACATCCACAACACGGCACAAACAGTTTGTTGCCGCTATAGAAAACCAGATTCATCGCGTTGAAGCCTCACTGCAAGAAACTTATAGTGAAAATGGAAAAGAACCCCTCCGTTGGGTTAATCTcagtgaagaagagagagacgaCTTGGCCATGTTTCTCTCTGGATCTTCTTTAACCTCACATAGCTTTAGTAGTGAAAGCAGCATCAAGTCGAATGTAGCTGAAGTTACAAATGACGTTAATGGCTCTGAATGTGTCATAGACATTCAAGAAAGCGCAAAACCAAGAAATGCAGAGAAAACAGCGGGGACAAgaaggacatggagttcaccagaTTTCAGTTCCTTGAGGATTATAGTTCCTGGTGATAAtgaacaagaagaggagaaacTAGTGACACAAATCGAATCTACTCCTAAAGTGAAAGGAACTAAGCCTGTCTTGTGGATGCAGAGACTTCCTGATCATACTCAG CTTGGTTGCTTCCAAAATCCGATACGCTTATCATTTAACCATCCCATCAAGCTCACTGTTTCCTTAATGCTAATGGTGTTTCTTCTAT TACCCTTCGTAGTGTATTCATCTTGA
- the LOC106391095 gene encoding uncharacterized protein LOC106391095 isoform X1, protein MMVVNSFDLWQKDVFFSAAEEVQKSADIMESAYRLWIREKKDDIFKELQAALGTAKWQLEEFEKAVRLSHRQCGDDSTSTTRHKQFVAAIENQIHRVEASLQETYSENGKEPLRWVNLSEEERDDLAMFLSGSSLTSHSFSSESSIKSNVAEVTNDVNGSECVIDIQESAKPRNAEKTAGTRRTWSSPDFSSLRIIVPGDNEQEEEKLVTQIESTPKVKGTKPVLWMQRLPDHTQLGCFQNPIRLSFNHPIKLTVSLMLMVFLLLFKTMQYPS, encoded by the exons ATGATGGTAGTTAACAGCTTCGATTTATGGCAAAAGGATGTTTTCTTCTCTGCAGCTGAAGAAGTACAAAAGTCTGCAGatat AATGGAGTCTGCTTATAGATTGTGGATtagagagaagaaagatgacATCTTTAAGGAACTTCAAGCAGCGTTGGGTACTGCCAAATGGCAG TTGGAGGAGTTTGAGAAAGCAGTCAGATTGAGCCATAGGCAGTGTGGGGATGATTCAACATCCACAACACGGCACAAACAGTTTGTTGCCGCTATAGAAAACCAGATTCATCGCGTTGAAGCCTCACTGCAAGAAACTTATAGTGAAAATGGAAAAGAACCCCTCCGTTGGGTTAATCTcagtgaagaagagagagacgaCTTGGCCATGTTTCTCTCTGGATCTTCTTTAACCTCACATAGCTTTAGTAGTGAAAGCAGCATCAAGTCGAATGTAGCTGAAGTTACAAATGACGTTAATGGCTCTGAATGTGTCATAGACATTCAAGAAAGCGCAAAACCAAGAAATGCAGAGAAAACAGCGGGGACAAgaaggacatggagttcaccagaTTTCAGTTCCTTGAGGATTATAGTTCCTGGTGATAAtgaacaagaagaggagaaacTAGTGACACAAATCGAATCTACTCCTAAAGTGAAAGGAACTAAGCCTGTCTTGTGGATGCAGAGACTTCCTGATCATACTCAG CTTGGTTGCTTCCAAAATCCGATACGCTTATCATTTAACCATCCCATCAAGCTCACTGTTTCCTTAATGCTAATGGTGTTTCTTCTAT TGTTTAAAACGATGCAGTACCCTTCGTAG